Proteins co-encoded in one Enterobacter sp. R4-368 genomic window:
- a CDS encoding methyltransferase domain-containing protein has protein sequence MVAKEQLFVVLKRKKRMSVNHHELTKKQFGDQAQAYLTSQVHAQGADLVRLVEWLSTDADASLLDLGCGAGHASFAAAGVVREVTAYDLSEKMLAVVRQAASDRQLHNITTAHGAAEKLPFADNTFDVVISRYSAHHWHDVALALREVKRVLKPGGKFILMDIASPGRPVLDIWLQTIEVLRDPSHVRNYSPAEWLQMTQQSGMQVEKMVSDRLALEYQPWVERMNTPEVLRAAIRYLQNQTSDEVKAHFFIGDDGSFTSDTLMFQTRA, from the coding sequence ATAGTCGCCAAAGAGCAACTTTTTGTCGTGCTAAAAAGGAAAAAGAGAATGTCGGTTAATCATCATGAGTTAACAAAAAAGCAGTTTGGCGACCAGGCCCAGGCCTACCTGACAAGCCAGGTGCATGCGCAAGGCGCAGATTTAGTGCGTCTGGTCGAGTGGCTGAGTACTGATGCGGATGCCTCGCTGCTGGATTTGGGCTGCGGTGCCGGGCATGCCAGTTTTGCCGCCGCAGGCGTGGTGCGCGAAGTAACAGCGTATGACTTATCGGAAAAAATGCTGGCGGTAGTGCGCCAGGCGGCGAGCGATCGTCAGTTACACAACATCACCACCGCACACGGCGCGGCGGAAAAGCTGCCCTTTGCCGACAATACATTTGACGTGGTAATCAGCCGCTACTCGGCGCACCACTGGCATGATGTCGCACTGGCGCTGCGCGAAGTAAAACGTGTGCTGAAACCCGGCGGGAAATTTATCCTGATGGATATCGCCTCGCCTGGCCGTCCGGTGCTGGATATCTGGCTGCAAACCATTGAAGTGCTTCGCGATCCGTCCCACGTACGTAACTACTCGCCAGCCGAGTGGCTGCAAATGACGCAGCAAAGCGGCATGCAGGTTGAGAAGATGGTTTCTGATCGGCTGGCGCTGGAATATCAGCCCTGGGTGGAACGCATGAACACGCCGGAGGTATTGCGCGCGGCGATCCGCTACCTGCAAAACCAAACCTCCGACGAGGTGAAAGCGCACTTTTTTATTGGCGACGATGGCTCGTTTACGTCCGACACACTGATGTTTCAGACGCGTGCGTAA
- a CDS encoding helix-turn-helix transcriptional regulator → MESTLFAGPKTLGAFLRSQRENTAPADIGLPAQGRRRTRGLRREEVAQLSGISTTWYTWIEQGRDIVVSPQTLSNIANVLKMSAAERKYLFHLALQNDPQEEHVITVEPAVLATVNQMACPCYLLDLTWNMLAWNTPAETLFSGWLDKDTQPNMMSFMFRHPLAQTLVINWETRASRIVAELRADAMHYPHDKGLNQFVQSLSNDSELFRAFWSRQQVVVREGGERVFHHPQQGELHYRQMTWQLTSNRSIKMIMLMDE, encoded by the coding sequence ATGGAAAGTACCTTATTTGCCGGGCCGAAAACCCTTGGCGCTTTTTTGCGATCGCAGCGGGAAAATACCGCGCCTGCGGATATTGGCTTGCCGGCGCAAGGGCGGCGGCGCACGCGTGGATTGCGGCGGGAGGAAGTGGCGCAACTTAGCGGCATCAGCACCACCTGGTATACGTGGATTGAACAAGGGCGGGATATTGTTGTTTCGCCGCAAACCCTGTCGAATATCGCCAACGTGTTAAAAATGAGCGCCGCAGAGCGCAAGTATTTGTTTCATCTGGCGCTGCAAAACGACCCGCAGGAAGAGCACGTCATTACCGTCGAACCTGCTGTGCTGGCCACGGTGAATCAGATGGCCTGCCCCTGCTATTTGCTGGATTTGACCTGGAATATGCTGGCGTGGAATACACCCGCTGAGACACTGTTCAGCGGCTGGCTGGATAAGGATACCCAACCGAATATGATGAGTTTTATGTTTCGCCACCCGCTGGCGCAAACGCTGGTTATCAACTGGGAAACGCGCGCCAGCCGGATTGTCGCCGAGCTACGCGCGGACGCGATGCACTACCCGCACGACAAAGGACTGAACCAGTTTGTGCAGAGTCTGAGTAACGACAGCGAACTGTTTCGCGCGTTCTGGTCGCGCCAGCAAGTGGTGGTGCGTGAGGGTGGCGAACGCGTTTTTCATCATCCGCAACAAGGCGAGTTGCACTACCGGCAGATGACCTGGCAGCTAACCAGCAACCGTTCGATCAAAATGATTATGTTAATGGACGAGTAA
- a CDS encoding cold-shock protein, whose product MINRIHFRCPCCHGSQYRISSFDITEKNPAGAKCIFCKSAMTTFDNIAAFVQASQAPLEFRK is encoded by the coding sequence ATTATTAATCGTATTCATTTTCGCTGCCCGTGCTGTCACGGGTCGCAATACCGAATTTCCAGCTTTGATATAACTGAGAAAAATCCGGCAGGTGCCAAATGTATTTTTTGCAAATCAGCAATGACTACATTTGATAATATCGCCGCATTTGTTCAGGCCAGCCAGGCGCCACTGGAATTCCGTAAATAA
- the cspA gene encoding RNA chaperone/antiterminator CspA, producing the protein MSTKMNGIVKWFNAEKGFGFITPKDGSKDVFVHFSAIQSNAFRTLEENQEVEFTIENGPKGPAAANVVPR; encoded by the coding sequence ATGTCTACTAAAATGAACGGTATCGTTAAATGGTTTAACGCTGAGAAAGGCTTCGGTTTCATTACTCCGAAAGATGGCAGCAAAGATGTATTCGTACATTTCTCCGCTATCCAGAGCAATGCATTCCGTACTCTTGAAGAAAATCAAGAGGTTGAGTTTACTATTGAGAACGGCCCGAAAGGTCCGGCTGCGGCCAACGTGGTTCCGCGCTAA
- the uxuA gene encoding mannonate dehydratase: protein MQMTMRWFGPVEDKIPLEHIRQVPGVEGVVGALYDVPVGDVWPKEKIRALADQVHQAGLKMEVIESVNIHDDIKIGLPSREQLIANYQQTIRNLAEVGVKVICYNFMPVFDWMKTDMNYVLPDGSLTMAFEKKGIDKTLDEVVKEVLENSNGFALPGWEPERLAKVQELFAKYKDVDDAKLRENLVYFLKRIIPVCEEVGIKMAIHPDDPPYSIFGLPRIVKNRDDLDWICNAVDSEANGITLCTGSIAEDPDNNVYQILAEFTRRKRIHFAHVRNIKLIKDKDFYESAHLSRYGSLDMFQIMKSLYDNGFDGYIRPDHGRFIWGETGRPGYGLYDRALGVTYLHGLWEALEKQH, encoded by the coding sequence ATGCAAATGACAATGCGCTGGTTTGGTCCAGTTGAAGACAAAATTCCGCTGGAGCACATCCGGCAAGTTCCCGGCGTCGAAGGTGTCGTTGGCGCGCTTTATGATGTTCCGGTTGGCGACGTGTGGCCTAAAGAGAAAATCCGCGCGCTTGCCGATCAGGTACATCAGGCTGGTTTAAAGATGGAAGTCATTGAAAGCGTTAACATTCACGATGATATCAAAATTGGCCTGCCCAGCCGCGAGCAGCTAATTGCCAACTACCAGCAGACTATTCGCAACCTGGCGGAAGTCGGCGTCAAGGTGATTTGCTATAACTTCATGCCGGTTTTCGACTGGATGAAAACCGACATGAACTATGTTCTGCCAGACGGTTCACTCACTATGGCGTTCGAGAAAAAAGGCATCGATAAAACTCTTGATGAAGTCGTGAAAGAGGTGCTGGAGAATTCCAACGGTTTCGCCCTGCCCGGATGGGAGCCAGAAAGGCTGGCAAAAGTGCAGGAGCTGTTTGCCAAATATAAAGATGTCGACGACGCGAAATTGCGCGAAAACCTGGTGTATTTCCTTAAACGCATTATTCCGGTGTGTGAAGAAGTCGGCATAAAAATGGCCATTCATCCGGACGATCCGCCATATTCTATTTTTGGTCTGCCGCGTATTGTAAAAAACCGCGACGATCTCGACTGGATTTGTAATGCGGTGGATTCAGAAGCCAATGGTATTACATTATGCACTGGCTCCATTGCTGAAGATCCGGATAATAATGTCTACCAAATCCTCGCAGAATTTACCCGCCGCAAACGTATTCACTTTGCCCACGTTAGAAATATTAAACTCATTAAAGATAAAGATTTTTATGAGTCTGCGCATTTATCCCGCTACGGTTCGCTGGATATGTTCCAGATAATGAAATCACTTTACGATAACGGCTTTGATGGTTATATCCGCCCCGACCACGGGCGCTTTATCTGGGGCGAAACCGGGCGTCCGGGCTACGGGCTTTACGACCGCGCCCTCGGTGTCACCTACCTGCACGGTTTGTGGGAAGCACTCGAAAAACAACATTAA
- a CDS encoding gluconate:H+ symporter — MSPLLALFWVLVGIALLVVMNLKYKFHNIFALLIAGIFVAIMEGIPLDKIVTVIQDGLGSILGHLALIIIFGAIIGKFMTESGASQRIADSVIERCGTRFLSVGLMFIGVIFGIAMFYEVAFLIAMPLVLNIAKKANIPYMKLVVPTVVGATMGHSLFPPQPGPVALISAFNADIVQVYLYGILVIIPALFCAGILLPKYLPGINAIPLNSLLKPVEEKTAQDLPPFSISILIPLIPAVLMIVASIIKGLMPAGSELVKVCTFFGSAEISMLLATLAAIWFLGIKRGMSAEGVTHCASDAIAKIANVLFVISAGGILKQVIVVSGVGNHIVDIMSHVPLSPFIVAWIITAIIRILTGQGAVAAITSAGIVAPMVSAFHLNPALMCLAVACGSNTITLMYDGGFLLFKETFGISMKDTFKTWGLLELINSVVGLGMVLLLSLFIA, encoded by the coding sequence ATGTCCCCGTTGTTAGCGCTATTTTGGGTGCTGGTTGGTATTGCGCTCCTGGTCGTTATGAATCTTAAATATAAATTTCACAATATTTTCGCCTTGCTGATTGCAGGGATATTTGTTGCGATCATGGAAGGTATTCCGCTGGATAAAATTGTCACGGTTATTCAGGACGGTCTGGGAAGTATTCTCGGCCATCTTGCATTGATTATTATATTTGGCGCTATCATCGGTAAATTCATGACCGAATCTGGTGCCAGCCAGCGGATTGCGGATAGCGTTATTGAACGCTGCGGAACACGTTTTCTTTCGGTCGGGCTGATGTTTATCGGCGTTATTTTTGGCATCGCCATGTTTTATGAAGTGGCATTTCTTATTGCAATGCCGCTGGTGCTGAATATCGCTAAAAAAGCCAATATTCCGTATATGAAATTAGTGGTGCCCACCGTGGTTGGCGCGACCATGGGACACAGCCTTTTCCCGCCGCAGCCAGGCCCGGTCGCGCTCATCAGCGCATTCAACGCCGACATTGTACAGGTCTATCTGTACGGCATTTTAGTGATTATCCCGGCGCTGTTCTGCGCGGGCATTCTGCTGCCCAAATACCTGCCGGGTATTAACGCGATTCCGTTGAATTCGCTACTGAAACCGGTCGAAGAGAAAACCGCGCAGGATCTGCCACCGTTCAGCATCAGCATTCTGATCCCGCTGATCCCGGCGGTGCTAATGATTGTCGCGTCGATTATCAAAGGGTTAATGCCCGCAGGCTCGGAGCTGGTAAAAGTCTGCACCTTCTTTGGCAGCGCGGAAATCAGCATGCTGTTAGCCACGCTGGCGGCAATCTGGTTTCTTGGCATCAAGCGTGGGATGTCAGCAGAAGGCGTCACCCACTGCGCCAGCGACGCGATTGCGAAAATCGCCAATGTGCTGTTTGTCATCAGCGCCGGCGGCATTCTGAAACAGGTGATTGTAGTTTCCGGTGTGGGAAACCATATCGTGGACATTATGAGTCACGTCCCGCTGTCGCCGTTTATCGTGGCGTGGATAATCACGGCGATAATCCGCATTCTCACCGGACAGGGCGCCGTCGCGGCCATCACCTCGGCGGGTATCGTTGCGCCGATGGTCAGCGCGTTTCACCTCAATCCGGCACTGATGTGCCTGGCCGTTGCCTGCGGCAGCAACACCATCACACTGATGTACGACGGCGGTTTTCTGCTGTTTAAAGAGACGTTCGGCATTTCGATGAAAGACACCTTCAAAACCTGGGGGCTGCTGGAGTTAATAAACTCGGTGGTCGGCTTAGGTATGGTTCTGCTGCTCAGCCTGTTTATCGCGTAG
- a CDS encoding MFS transporter: MNTLLMVLVRALRQHRWLCLFGSAYLFSSIGNGLTQTLILGQLLRWHASPATLTLSYMLATLPGFFGSLLGEYGCRRVSPLRLLLLCELIGITGLLFPLYGLLAHSIPALLAVQSLEAFAAGLSWPAMSLVFKRGLSANELPAATSMETVIFASQVLLGAGAGVVLFDRVSPLSLLSIDAISFVLSTVLLCATARYLPQVSHEDRHEKRVILRWHHLPVIQKRSLLLLPALAAVGAPAMALLPALIQQMRPAETTELALPLIFARSLGQLCGPLLLKADNLERYASHNRYLVGCLLAFLAAYCVLPGLTSFPEIALLIIFAAHLASNMVFAVGTFGLLHNFHADTVPTATAKVWRWQSCCAAVATLVAALLAAEWGATQALYTVSFSTLALVMMVLLRYRS; encoded by the coding sequence ATGAACACATTATTGATGGTTCTGGTGCGCGCGCTGCGCCAGCACCGCTGGCTGTGCTTGTTTGGTAGTGCCTATCTTTTTTCTTCTATCGGCAATGGGTTAACGCAAACCCTGATCCTTGGTCAGTTATTACGCTGGCATGCCTCCCCGGCAACGCTCACGCTGAGCTATATGCTGGCTACGCTACCCGGTTTTTTTGGCAGTTTATTAGGGGAATACGGGTGCCGGCGTGTTTCGCCGCTACGCTTACTGTTGCTATGTGAGCTAATTGGCATTACCGGGCTGCTTTTCCCCCTCTACGGCTTGCTGGCGCACAGCATTCCCGCGCTGCTTGCAGTGCAATCACTCGAAGCATTTGCCGCCGGGTTATCCTGGCCTGCCATGAGCCTGGTTTTTAAACGGGGTTTAAGTGCAAACGAACTGCCGGCGGCGACCAGTATGGAAACGGTGATTTTCGCCTCTCAGGTGTTGTTGGGCGCAGGCGCCGGCGTGGTGCTTTTTGACCGGGTATCACCGTTGTCACTGCTGTCAATCGATGCCATCAGTTTCGTGTTGTCTACGGTGTTGCTATGCGCCACGGCACGTTACCTGCCGCAGGTAAGCCACGAGGATCGCCACGAAAAGAGGGTGATCCTGCGCTGGCATCATTTACCGGTCATTCAAAAACGCAGCTTGTTGTTGTTACCGGCACTTGCCGCCGTTGGCGCACCGGCAATGGCGTTGCTGCCGGCGCTGATACAGCAAATGCGTCCCGCTGAAACCACTGAGCTTGCACTGCCGCTTATCTTTGCGCGCAGCCTGGGCCAACTTTGTGGCCCGCTGCTGCTAAAGGCCGATAACCTCGAACGCTATGCCAGCCACAACCGGTATCTCGTCGGCTGTTTACTGGCCTTTCTGGCAGCTTACTGTGTGTTGCCGGGTTTAACATCCTTTCCTGAAATCGCGCTGCTCATCATCTTTGCCGCTCATCTGGCGTCGAATATGGTCTTTGCCGTCGGGACATTCGGCTTGTTGCATAATTTCCATGCCGATACCGTTCCCACCGCCACGGCAAAAGTATGGCGCTGGCAATCGTGCTGTGCCGCCGTGGCGACACTGGTTGCTGCCTTACTGGCGGCAGAATGGGGAGCAACGCAGGCGTTATATACAGTTTCATTCAGCACGCTGGCGCTGGTGATGATGGTACTGCTGCGCTATCGCAGCTGA
- a CDS encoding methyl-accepting chemotaxis protein — protein MSVKKGRLKYTVIFSYVILFTSLLFVSGYSLLALNNIKESVRGLALGFYQYDALAQTSARLQFEGLTATQRSAALAEVARAYNGFLQVAPVKTESGVKMTREITSAIESIKQEPTRENVNTFNKLARNFRGLIVKYDVQGTQDYVASAHRFTVITIITTLSAFLIASVILFFILRNEFLSITNTIKKNIHRISQGDLHHDADNSGGDINGVHHELDGMRASLTKITASLKTSAAQIKLISGEMASGNHDLASRTEQQASALQQTAASMEEIKTTVVGNTEHAHQANMLAAKANEIAQAGAQSMSIVIAGMKKIEQSTAHIAEINHVINGIAHQTNILALNAAVEAARAGERGRGFAVVASEVRSLARRSAEAADEINSLIQGSMHDVSAGANQVQDAAKAMEDVVDSISQVSAIMNEITHSSEEQRTGVNQVAVALNEMDRATQQNAALVEQSAGIAQSMDEYAQQLADVVAFFSLDEQKKTPSVH, from the coding sequence ATGTCTGTAAAGAAGGGAAGATTAAAATATACCGTTATATTTTCCTACGTGATTCTTTTTACTTCGCTTTTATTTGTTTCGGGCTATTCGCTGCTCGCTCTGAACAATATCAAAGAGAGCGTGAGGGGCTTAGCTCTCGGGTTTTATCAATATGATGCGCTTGCTCAGACGAGTGCACGTTTGCAGTTCGAAGGCCTGACAGCGACGCAGAGAAGTGCGGCGCTGGCAGAGGTTGCCAGAGCCTATAACGGTTTTCTTCAGGTTGCGCCTGTCAAGACCGAAAGTGGCGTGAAAATGACGCGGGAGATCACCTCAGCTATTGAGTCGATTAAACAAGAGCCAACGCGTGAAAATGTTAATACGTTTAATAAGCTGGCCAGGAATTTTCGTGGATTAATCGTCAAATATGATGTTCAGGGCACGCAGGATTATGTAGCTTCTGCCCATAGATTTACGGTTATCACTATCATAACCACATTATCTGCGTTTTTAATTGCATCAGTGATTTTGTTCTTTATATTGCGCAATGAATTTTTGAGTATTACCAATACAATCAAAAAGAATATTCATAGGATATCGCAAGGGGATTTGCATCACGACGCTGATAATAGCGGTGGCGATATTAATGGGGTGCACCATGAACTTGATGGAATGAGAGCATCGCTGACAAAAATCACCGCTTCGCTTAAGACATCGGCCGCGCAGATAAAATTAATCTCGGGCGAAATGGCCAGCGGCAATCACGATCTCGCTTCACGCACTGAACAGCAGGCCAGCGCTTTACAACAGACCGCCGCCAGCATGGAAGAGATAAAAACCACCGTTGTCGGTAACACCGAGCATGCTCATCAGGCGAATATGTTAGCGGCAAAAGCCAATGAAATCGCGCAAGCTGGCGCACAGTCCATGTCGATCGTGATCGCCGGGATGAAAAAAATTGAACAAAGCACGGCGCATATTGCAGAGATTAACCATGTCATTAATGGTATCGCGCATCAGACGAATATTCTGGCGCTGAATGCCGCAGTAGAGGCAGCACGCGCCGGGGAGCGTGGGCGAGGATTTGCCGTGGTGGCAAGCGAAGTGCGTAGCCTGGCGAGACGAAGCGCTGAAGCCGCCGATGAGATCAATTCGCTCATCCAGGGCTCAATGCACGATGTCAGCGCTGGCGCGAATCAAGTTCAGGATGCAGCGAAAGCGATGGAAGACGTGGTGGATTCAATATCGCAAGTTAGCGCCATTATGAATGAGATTACCCACTCCTCCGAAGAACAGCGCACCGGTGTGAACCAGGTGGCAGTTGCGCTCAACGAGATGGATAGAGCCACGCAGCAAAATGCAGCGCTCGTCGAGCAGTCGGCGGGAATCGCGCAAAGCATGGATGAGTACGCGCAGCAGCTGGCCGATGTTGTGGCGTTCTTTTCCCTTGATGAGCAGAAAAAAACGCCGTCAGTCCACTGA
- a CDS encoding GNAT family N-acetyltransferase, protein MEILEGHNKFYVNDAQGTQVAEIVFVPTGEHLSIIEHTDVDPSLKGQGVGKQLVARVVEKMRAENRKIIPLCPFAKHEFDNTREYDDIRA, encoded by the coding sequence ATGGAAATTCTGGAAGGCCACAACAAGTTTTATGTTAATGACGCCCAGGGAACGCAGGTTGCTGAAATCGTCTTCGTTCCCACCGGCGAGCATTTAAGCATTATTGAACATACGGATGTGGATCCGAGCCTTAAAGGGCAAGGCGTAGGTAAGCAGCTGGTCGCGCGAGTGGTGGAAAAAATGCGTGCGGAAAACCGTAAAATCATCCCGTTATGTCCCTTTGCCAAACACGAGTTTGACAACACACGCGAATATGACGATATCCGTGCGTAA
- the yjdI gene encoding 4Fe-4S mono-cluster protein YjdI, giving the protein MDKELLDAGYRVYTGEKIDVYFNTAVCQHAGNCVRGSAKLFNLKRKPWIIPDEVDVATVVKVIDTCPSGALKYRHN; this is encoded by the coding sequence ATGGATAAGGAACTGCTGGACGCGGGTTACCGCGTCTATACCGGTGAAAAGATTGACGTTTATTTCAATACTGCGGTCTGTCAGCATGCAGGAAACTGCGTACGCGGCAGCGCGAAGCTTTTTAACCTGAAACGCAAACCGTGGATCATTCCCGACGAAGTGGATGTCGCAACGGTGGTGAAAGTCATTGATACCTGCCCGAGCGGTGCGCTGAAGTACCGCCACAACTAA
- a CDS encoding ATP-binding protein: MNVCSASSATLHLLCGKIASGKSTLASELVKAPCTVVLSEDSWLSLLFKDAMTTVEDYVFYSAKLKSAIKPHAIALLRAGVNVVLDFPANTLASRQWMMSIVNESGAPHLLHYLPVSDEICKARLRQRNAAGDHDFAATDEQFALITRNFVEPTEQEGFRIVRY, from the coding sequence ATGAATGTTTGTTCCGCTTCTTCTGCAACACTCCATCTTCTGTGCGGCAAAATCGCATCGGGTAAATCGACGCTTGCCAGCGAGCTGGTAAAAGCGCCATGCACGGTGGTGCTGAGCGAAGACAGCTGGTTATCGTTGTTATTTAAGGACGCGATGACCACCGTTGAGGACTACGTTTTCTACTCGGCAAAATTAAAATCCGCCATCAAGCCGCATGCCATCGCGCTACTGCGTGCAGGCGTTAATGTGGTTCTCGATTTTCCCGCCAACACGCTGGCCAGTCGCCAGTGGATGATGTCGATCGTTAACGAATCCGGCGCGCCGCATTTGTTGCACTACTTGCCGGTTAGCGATGAGATTTGCAAGGCGCGTTTACGCCAGCGAAATGCCGCAGGCGACCACGATTTTGCCGCTACCGACGAGCAGTTTGCGCTTATTACCCGCAACTTTGTCGAACCGACTGAACAAGAAGGGTTTCGTATCGTTCGTTATTGA